The Cytobacillus oceanisediminis genomic interval AATGACTAACCTCCCCCCTGGTTTGAGCACTCTTTTTATCTCGCGTAGAGCAAGAACAGGACTGGACCAAAAGTAAATCGTGTTCACTGTAAATATCTTATTGAATACCCATTCGCCATAAGGAATTTTTTCGATATCTCCTTGTTTGAATTCCATTTAATAAGTTCTCTTTTTTTGATTTTGCAGTAAGTATGATTATTGGTACATCACTTTCTTTCCTTATTAAACGGCATATTTCTTCTCCAGAAATATCAGGAAGCATTAGGTCTAGAATAATGATATCAATGTCATCTGCTTTTGCTTTTTTTAAGGCATCTATCACATTGGAAGTCATCAGAATATCCCAGCCCTCCTTTTCAAAGTAGGCCTTTAATACTTCAAGAATCATATCTTCATCATCTATTAAAAGAATTTTTGTCACGGGTAACCACTCCTTGTGTTTATTTTATCATCCTCGATTATTTAAATTGTAATCTTCATATATTCCACATGAGTTCTCCATAAGATCTGCATTTCCTTAGAGTATTCTAAAATCAAGAAAGGAGATGAATGATTATGAGAAAATTTGTGATTGGCGTTTTAAGTGCAGGGTTTATTTTGGGGGCAGGAACATATGCATTTGCAGAAGAAAACGGAAACGGTGGTTTAAACTTCGGGCAAATGAAGCCAATGTTCGAGGAGATGCATCCTGATCTCTCAACAAAGGAGCAAAAAGAAATGTTTGATTCATGCCATGGAAAAGATGGGATGATGCAGCAAACCGGAGCTGAAAGCATGATGAATAATCTTTAGCTCGAGGTGATTCCAAATGATGGGCGGATATGGAATTGGCATGATGGGTTTTAGGAATATTAGGATGGCTACTAAATCTT includes:
- a CDS encoding response regulator, whose product is MTKILLIDDEDMILEVLKAYFEKEGWDILMTSNVIDALKKAKADDIDIIILDLMLPDISGEEICRLIRKESDVPIIILTAKSKKENLLNGIQTRRYRKNSLWRMGIQ